The Spodoptera frugiperda isolate SF20-4 chromosome 2, AGI-APGP_CSIRO_Sfru_2.0, whole genome shotgun sequence genome includes the window TATTTCATTTGGTTCATATTTAACACCTTTATACATGCGGTCTTTTAGTTCTACACTATATTCTTCGTCACAACGTGATACAGTTTGAGTTCTTATTGTGAACACAATAAGCACTATTATCGTCAGCATCTTTACACATCCTATTTGTGTACGAGGTTCGCGTGCGCAAGTTTACATACGACTAGTATCTTTCTGTGGTCGTCAGGTATATAACAGATTCGTACCAGATTCACCTTACGTTTGTTGAAGGTTAATAAACTTCACAAAATTTCCTCATCGCCATTTTTGTTTGGTCATTTTACACGTACCTGTAGTTGGAGTCAAAGTAAACCTGTTTCTCTTTTTCCTTCATTAGTAGCGaatgaactacttagcgacttttaaatagtaaacacttatgtgttaacgtattgattagtttattaatggtacgttgactatttttttttttttgtaagccTGCCTAACCTGCTGAAGTTCATGATCCTGAATTCGTGTCGCATTTATTGGGTAACTGACTTCTGCTTGTGCAAGATGCGTCAACACCTTAAATAAGTTGATGGCAGCAGATGAAATAGGAAACCTGTAGGTAAGTATAATCTGAAGGGGGTAAAGACAGAGacagattataaaaaataaaaatccaattattCCGTCAGTTAGTCATCTAACTATGTAgttattaacaataaatattggacacatatttttttatttcgacatataagataacaatagcTTCTTAGGTAAAATGAATCAAGGTTATTTAGACACATAGAAGCTTAGACGCATCGCTGCATGGATAAAAGAAATAGACTGCATCGCTGTGTCTTCGAAATGGTGATTCTTAAGAAAAAATGTGTAGGAACAAGTTTTATAGATAATTGCATGATGAATCATTTTTGTCtcacctatttttattataaaacttaccgtttagttgaaaaactcaaaaaaacgatttttgcaacatttgaccttgaataattttttttccacACTCCGGATTGATGTGGATAATTGACAAATTGTGTATAATAGGTTTCCCAACAACCATGCCAATTTTTAGGAAGGTGCGAATTAATGTAAGcgtcatcagcctatagcagtccactgctggacataggcctccccaattgttcgccactttgctctatcactagcgacccgcatccagctcctgccagccatcctgcgcagatcgtcactccacctcgcctgggggcgtcctacactacgtttaccgagacgcggtctccactccaggactcgcttaccccaacggttgtcggtcctgcggctaatatggccggcccactgccacttcagcttgttgatccggtgggctatgtcgatcaccttggttctctgccgaatcacttcgtttcgaatgcgattccggagagagacaccaagcatagccctttccatagcccgctgagcgactttgagtttgtggaccagtctagccgtaagtgtccacgtttcggcaccgtatgccattacgggtaggacgcactggttaaagactttagtctttaggcactgtgggattgacgatgagccaacccaactgaattctcctattcacctcatcctcaaagttgtttctacctaactgcaacgtttgcccgaggtagacatatttctgaacaacttcgaggacggctccgtgaatcgcaatcggttccggtagaacatgttcattgaacatgaccttggttttgtccaagttcatccgtaggccgatgcgtgcagaggagtcagccaggtcgttcagcatcccttgtaggtcctgcagcgtttctgccattatgacgatatTCTGCCATTATGTAACCTTACCcctatttttaatgtataatgAATTAATGTAACCTTACCCCTATTTTTGATGCTAACTTGACCGGACTATATCTTACGAAAGCGGTATATTAATGCGGGGACATAAAGTAGTTATTCCTCCAACTTTGCAagaacctcacggagcccgagaccttcccaacgaatgcaaaaccgtggaaaccggttcgtgcgttctggacttatagcatcaggaaggaaaatccgactcatttttatataatagatgatATACATCTTTTGCGCGTCTGACAGCAAGCCCGCCAGGCACAAGTGAAACGTCGTGGCATTGCGCGTTTGCAGCCCCCAGTCGGCGCGCCGTAAGCACAGCACACCACAATTCGAAACCACATCGTGGCAGAGCCAAGCTGGACTGTGCTTTATTATTGTAGAGTACGAATTAATTGAACCATAttaacaatgtaaccaagaattatTGGATTGTGAGTTTAATCGAAAAATACCATGGAGGTCTTCTCCagaggaatctacactttggaacgagcaaaaagcagtcaattttaaaatatagtgtatgtTACTACTGCAGTCTATaactctataaaataaaatcattgacttttttataaactttagcCTAATGGATTTTTCCCGTgttgtgtttataaacataaaaagttCATACATTTCACAAGACACCaagcaacaacaatttgtgaatcacataaacagttactccgtgcgggaagtACACAATAGTTTACGATgaacacattaatttaaatattaatcatgGAAACATGGAGATAataacacacaaataaaaattactttttaaggttatgtaaaacataaagcactattattttatgttaatacgGTTACATTCTGATTGCAATTGACCGCCTCGGATGTCTAGTTGTCGCAAGCACGACGGCCGATTAGAAATTCTCAGGTGCGATTCCTGGGTTATTCTTCTAACTTGCCGTTTTTACATAAGATTCATAGCATAACTGGTAAAGTGGGTGTTATATTGTATGAGTTCATATCTATTTCGATAATAAAAGGAAATATGCATCCTTATTCTTAAATTATAAAACCAGTTTACATTTGGATATAAACTACAAAAACACACAGACTAAACGAACTAAGAAATAACaacgacgtttttttttttatcacaaattaaattattttgtagctgatttgctaaaaaaatattaaacttttatgtAAACTATATGTTGTTATTGTATCGatatcttctatacatataataaatttgCAGAAggttcaattctgtacattgaaaatattgataaaataaatagcagggggtgttactgaaTCGATACCAAacacaaatatgtgattaaattattttttgtctgtttgttcaggcatcacatgaaaactaacggttcgatttcgatgaaacttggtataattataccatattatcctgggcataaaatagaatactttttatcttggaaaaatacgtagaaaaaaaacataattttcagttttatactacagaacgcgagctcaacagcagtagctcaatagagagatctccttaattattacgggcctagccgtatttgggtccaatagatatttataagatataattgtcagagttactcaaaattgaaaaataaaacgtccatgctaagaccgacatccgcgcggacggagtcgcgggcggaagctagtataaaatattatgtttgtatgtcgTTTTGACCTTGACATTAACATTTTAAGGAAAAATTAAGAAGGACCagattgtattgtttgtttctgtacattgcactattactttatttaatacatcCACCCTTCATGAAATCCCATTATAtcctgtttgtttattttttataaaatatataaataacatggtaaacaagttaataaaataagttatgttttatggaaattaatttattatgccgTGAAATGTCGGAAACGGTTATAGAATTACCAGTAAACGGACGAGCGAATGGTGGGGCTCAGTTCCTTGCCTATTTCCCTTGAAAGGGCAAAAATTTTAGCCTAGGATCGTCTAGAAACAGTCACAGTGCCTTTCATAGAAATATCTCTGAAATGCTACATTTCGGttgaaaataaagaacaaattaattctagtaacaatattatttattaaatataacaaaattattaaatcgttatttattttattcgttcCTACAGTTAATATTCTTATAAAACGTAAGTAGTAGGTAgctattttgttatgttatctaagTAGCGGTTGCTATTCGTTATTTCGTTTCCACTATGAACATTTGTCGAGCAACATGTGTCcccagagacatcgggcgatgtcggacaacgttgggcgacgtcggacgacatcgccgcgacattgttgactgcGCGACAaagaacagtttcaacaatgctGTGGCAATGTCGTCCGATGTCGCCCAACGTCGTgggacatcgcccgatgtcttgACCAATATTCCTAGTGCGGACGAGGCTTAATGGGTTCAGTTCATAGTCTGATGCAGCTGTCGTTGAGGCAGATGTAACTGTTGTCCAGACAGATATTTGCGAACTCATTCCGGATACGCTAGAGGTTGACGTCGTGCGATTTGATAACTGCCCTGTAGAATTCTGTTCTGATACTGAAATACCTCTCATTAATTGGTATCTGAAAATGTAGAATTCTATataaggtgactggtaattagtgaccgatatttaaacacgtgactgctgtactcatgattacaaacaactttgccaaataaacttttttgtatactcattagttttattcttatcacaataataaaataacacgactctgacgtgctccaccgtaggccgcatcatcacttaccatcaggtgagatagcggtcaaacgtcgacccattaaatgtaaaaaaaaaaaaaaaaaaaaaaaacaaaatttcattcgTACGCGCGCGTAATgtttcaaaatacctactagtctgccgataacgcgggcgcgggcgcctcactgctaacagctgatcatgtaAAAGCACGCGCGTTCGAAATTTTGTACATAGAAGTGATTTAGAAGAGGCGAATATTTCAAACTGTTTTATTAGATGATAATATTTGTGTGAGTTTGCGCCGGTTGATTGGTTCAGACTTAcctctttttaaatttttcccaATTTCTTTTTTGACAGAAGTAATGGATTATTATTCCTAGAAGGACGAATGTGTTATACACGTCAACGATGAGGATGATTATTTCAAGTCCTGGGAAAAAACGTACCACTGCCCTTACTATCCAGTTGACTTCTAAGATCAACATGGCTGCCCAAAGCTTCACGTAAAGTAAAAacctaaaaccaaaaaatacatgtttatagTGAATATTCATACGTGTTGGTTGGCTCAGTTACAATAGGCTGCTGCACTACTACACAACCTGAGCACTATAGTAGAACACTTTGCGGAAAAAATTCTTTCGTCTAACATAtacgtgatgggtgtctatggataggtctttaaaaaaggcattaaggttcctaaaaccactttttgtcaaaatcaatcgtttgaaagttagacgcttccaaagtggaaaaatgagtgtccccctctaacttttaaaataagagagtgagaaaactgaaaaaaatatatgctgtagatttcaatagaaactaacaacgaaaattggtttgaacgagatatcattattagtttttaagaaataaaacattttcaaaaaccgcaaatataactttgtgaACGACACAaatactatgtaaaaccaagttattttacaacttttatattatgtcatctacttgctgctacggaacccttcatgggcgagtccgactcgcacttggccgtttttatataataaaatagatctCCTTTGATCGAGTCCGACCGTTTACCTTCGTCTTTCTGTGTTTATAGTATTGATAGCATTATTCTGCGACTCGTATAAAATTTTGGTCTGTTTTGTCGTCGCCGCAATCTTCAGTGCAGTTGAAGTAAACATCACTATGTTGGCGatgaataatgttattaatggtATAAAATGGTAGAGCAGCGCACCATTGCCTGTAAACAATGGTAAATATATATCATCGAGATGCGCATGGTGTTATGAGTCTAATATAATGTATAGTAGAAGAGCccgtaaaatacaaaaataataataataatacccgTTTTCCCTTAACCCACCTAAATTTTAAACAGCGCTTGAAAGAGCTATTAAACTAGCACAGTGgcatggggcccagtagggctgatgcccgacccggagttGCGGGTTACTTTaacgtgtttaccggggctccagagAATGGAGTGGTTGGAGTCAGTATGAGTCTAACATTCTAGCTTCATCCAacacgagagaagtcattggatgaaaaaaGGGCTAAAAAAGAGTTGGATGGTGAATTAAATACATACCACTGAGGCTGGCGCATCCTTTTAATCGAAGGTTCGGTTTCAGGGAATAGGGATCAGAAATATCGGAGTACTCCATTGCAATAAGTATAATAGTAAGCCCTGCCGGGACACCGTACGCGTACGCAAAGTACGCGCGTAAACGTGGAAGCAAGTCTGGATTATTTCTTGGAATAATGCGCTTGCCACTGAAATCGTATATTATGACATTAATCACAGGTAATTTCAAACAgatgttatgtatattttttaaaataaataaatacctgaaCGCCTTCCACATGTCGAAGCACAAAACGTTACGCCAAAAGAATGCAGACATAATGCCAAAGTAGATAATGAAatctgaaataatataatttatgcatATAACTACCTATACAAAAGTTGCCAGTTTTGCTAATTAAGTGTGGTTAAAGTTATAAATGAACTAGTTAAGTAATACTATAATATtcattacttactaaaaacaacGCATACATCTCGTTTGATATATCGTACCAACATTAATAATTTCTCAATTCCCAGTAATGTATAACTCACAACGAAATTTCCGAGGTAGGCTACAATGGTCAAACCGTGAAGTGTTCGAAGTTCTGGTAGCCACGCGATTACGGATACTCTCAGGATAACGAAGAAACTAGTAATCAAGTAACCTGGAAGTAATTTATATCAACATTTTACAAGTTTCAGtagatcaaataaaataatagtacaaTGTATTCCAACTTACAAGAACCGGTCAGTATTAAGTCGTATGTTTCTATTTCCTCATTGACATGACAAATGAAAGCGTTGATgctgatattattttgattataagtAAATGTGTCAATGCAGTATTTGTCTGTATCATATATCAGCTGTGGGCCAATTATCAAAGGGGTTTCTACTTCCAATTTACCATCCTGAAAATGTAACTTACTTAAGTGGATCATTTTTTTGGACCACGacttattagaacttatgagaACCTTCGgtttagattatttatttgtgcaaaattcaaatacgttatttattaataaaaaagtttgttgTTATACGTATACAGATGACTGACTGACTAGCATAACAGGCAAATGTCACGACACCGTGGCATTCATCGAATAAATCcggtttctttatttaatattgtttaatgttaatgtaCAATATTGTTTAATAGGTAACTATAAatcaaccttttttttttttagggggaaaatcatccaatgacttctcccgccttgggtgaggcgagagggagtgtcagactcttactgactaaaaaccaccccgttccttctcctgctttgagccggagccccggtaaccttttacgttgtccgcagctccggatcgggcatcagccctactgggccccatctgtggtggtctggctctttgaggcgcgcgcggaacgcgacgcgccgtacgcacgggtctggttctgatcgggcggcgagctaccgttgctcgtcgtccgcagacccgcacttacggtggccggagatcgtcacgcgatccccgacgcccggagtgtcttctgcggcggctggagcgtcaggaggatcgttccctcgagcgctccgcctcctccttagctagcatgactgcttcgcagaaggaggagacggcgtcccattccccctcgctccgcaccatggcctgaaccagggccggacgcgagaggtcaccgtcgccgatcacatccctaaggtcacggcggtgctcagcccatgcagggcacaccgctactgtatgctccaccgtgtcctctgggtggtcctcgcaatgacgacacccgggcgtttcctcccgccgaatccgaaacaggtacctaccgaaacttccgtgtccggtaagcacctgcgtcaggcggtaggtgaggacgccgtgacgcctctctagccactcctcaaagaggggacttaccgctgcaatatcagcgagcccagccctcggttgcgacagtcgctgcttccattccgccatgagatcgcgccggagctcatcccgccacgcactaatctgacgcggcagtggggtttcgccccggcgatgcgcctccgcacgtaactATAAATCAACCTACATTTAAAAACTTCCAAAAGAGCAACAGTACTTACAGATGTGAGCCGATATTCTGTGGTAATGTTAGTCACAAGTGTCCGTTCCTCTTTTAATTCTCTTAAACATGTTAACTTGTGTCCGATTAAGTATTGAACATTTGGATTTGGTTTGTCGTATTCCAGGTTAGTCTTCATCTTCCATATATGTGGAACAAGGCTATTAAATTGACTGTGTTCTGCTCGACTACATTTTTGTTTCGCAAGGTCAAAATTTTCTCCGAAATTACAGCATTTTCTTGGACATACGGTGCCACTGGGACACAAGCGTATGGTTTTATCTAgtagaaaacatttatttaataataaaatattcgatatttaTATAAGTAGTGTCACCAACAATAAGTTATTACGCACAATAATGAAACTTAGGAAATGATGAGGTATAAGCATGTCATACGCAACACAAATAGCCCTTGctctttaaaacaatttgaacTTACTGAAATATATTGGATCGTTTTTTCTtcgacttttttttttaattccctTCTCCGTcgaatttgtttttcttttttttggtggatcatcttgtttttttattggtgAATCAGCTTTATAGTCCATTGATCCAGAATTATTTACTGGTGAGTGAGCTTCATTGTTCATTGGTCCAGAATTATTTACTGGTGAGTGAGCTTCATTGTTCATTGGTCCAGAATTATTTACTGGTGAATCAGCTTTATAGTTCTTTGATCCAGAATTATTTACTGGTGAGTGAGCTTCATTGTTCTTTgatccaaaattatttactggtgAGTGAGCTTCATTGTTCATTGGTCCAGAATTATTTACTGGTGAATCAGCTTTATAGTTCTTTGATCCAGAATTATTTACTGGTGAGTGAGCTTCATTGTTCTTTGATCCCAAATTATTTACTGGTGAGTGAGCTTCGTTGTTCTTTGATCCAGAATTATTTACTGGTGAGTGAGCTTCATTGTTCATTAAACCAGAATTATTTACTGGTGAGTGAGCTTCATTGTTCTTTgatccaaaattatttactggtgAGTGAGCTTCATTGTTCTTTGATCCAGAATTATTTACTGGTGAGTGAGCTTCATTGTTCTTTgatccaaaattatttactggtgAGTGAGCTTCATTGTTCTTTGATCCAGAATTATGTACTGGTGAGTGGGCTTCATTGTTCATTGGTCCAGAATTATTTACTGGTGAATTAGTTTTATGGTTCTTTGATGCAGAAGTATTTATTGGTGAGTGAGCTTCATTGTTAATTGGTTCAGAATTATTTACTGGTGAGTGAGCTTCATTGTTCTTTGATACAGAATTATTTACTGGTTTGTGAgttctatttttctttgatcCAGAATTATTTATTGGTGAGTGAGCATCATTGTTCTTTGATCCAGAATTATTTACTGGTTTGTGAgttctatttttctttgatcCAGAATTATTTATTGGTGAGTGAGCTTCATTGTTCTTTGATCCAGAATTATTTACTGGTTTGTGAgttctatttttctttgatccagatttatttattggtgaGTGAGCTTCATTGTTCTTTgatccaaaattatttactggtgAGTGAGCTTCATTGTTCTTTGAACCAGAATTATTTACTGGTGAGTGGGCTTCATTGTTCATTGGTCCAGAGTTATTTACTGGAGAATTAGTTTTATGGTTCTTTGATGCAGAAGTATTTATTGGTGAGTAAGCTTCATTGTTAATTGGTTCAGAATTATTTATTGGTGGGTCAACTTCATTGTTTATTAGTCCAGAATGATATACTTGTATGTCAGCTTTATTGTTCTTTGATCCAGCGTTGTTTTTCGAcgtgtttaatatattatatttgtggtATTTTTCATCTGTACACTCGtcactaaaattacattttctttgatgCGGGCGAACAAACCCCTCAGAATTACTCGCTGCATGCAcacgaataataattatagccaCAATCACTACACGAATCCACATTGCGTATTTTCGTATTTACATGTTTTACACAACAGTCGCGAGTGATATTCTTTTGATTACTACTCTTAAAGCAGCTTAGACAAAATTCATCTCAAGATTTCATTGAATGTATAAATAGACTCAGCTTGATGTGGTCTgactactttatattattacatttgtgCAAAAAACACTTTTGGTATAACATCGTTTTCGAATATATATGGAAGGGTCTATAAGTATAAGCTGTACGTTTTATttcactagcttctgtcagcggcttcgttCGCGTTCCCGTGGGTAAGATATTGAATgtttaatattagaaaaagtataataattagcGGAAACTACAGTGAATAGTaaaaaacagtaaaactttCGACTTTAAATACACTCGAGAGTATAGGTAGATTCCTCTTTTCTCCTTTTTTAAACACAGGTACGTAggattttaaatctatttaaaaattgcaaggttttatttcaatttcacaTTTAAACTGAACGACACCGTTTAAAAAAGTACATCACACATCCACAGCCTagaagtggccactgctgaccaaaggcctcttctcgcacggagaaggtttgaacattaatcaccatgcttgctctaTGCGGGTaggcgatttaaaacttataaattatgaacCCAGGTTCCTCacggtgttttccttcaccgtttgtcagtggagtctaataatcttagaaagtacctacatataacttggaaaaaattacattggtacttgccgttggtagtaGAACGCACACCCTCTTGCATGTGCATGAGAagcttgtgtgtgtgtgtgtgtgtgtgtgtgttttgaACCTCCGGCTCACCACAACGCATGGACACGCACGGGCCTCACGACGGTACTTAAAAGTACACATATTACATTGTATGTAAGTGTTTTTGTTGCTAAACGTGCACTAGTAAGTCAGTTTCATGATCGAGAGAGtatacaacaacaaaattagGTAAAATACCACAGGGACCAACTGGAGAGCTCGCGCGAGTTTCTTACCCGCGAACTGACGAATTTTTCAAATGAAATGGTAAAACGGCTCACACTGTGGTTTAACAATGAAGAggttttaactaaaaattaagaggtacaaataaaatatattaatactgaaataaaagctttaaacagagaggagtggaaggaaggtagggaggcctttgccctgcagtgggacgatcatggctgaaatctaaatctaatactGAAATCTTGTCTGAAACATAAACTTAGTGGCGGGTAGAGATGCACCTGTTAAATCACGACTTTGCGCCATTCATATTGttacaaatttattttgtaacaaggCTGGAGAGACCAAAATGAACTAGGCTTTGTTATTAATGaatattctaaattaactaaaaatcacgatttactcacgtatgttaacggagaaaagctctactagtttcgagtcatagagggactcttcatcattagcagcgtgcgcagacacggcgacgtcgcgcagcctacttttctccattaatatacgtgagtaaaccgtgattttatcTCACGATAGTAAAGTTATTATAGCAATATGTGTTTTATAAAGTTTCCATGATGGCTAAATATAATTGGCGCTATTCTATTGGGACGggatggaaaataaaaaatgttttcacaaaatacatttattagtcAGTAATATTTGTTCTTCTATATTTGCTTTTGTGATAAACCtacctacattatgtatgtacgcactaataattatattgcatCTTAATACGAAACAAGacaaaaattgtgtttaaatatgttttgactTTTCTTAGATAATATAATCCTATTAGCTTTATAGCTACCtctaaaatagaaataacagtaCTCGAAA containing:
- the LOC126912062 gene encoding uncharacterized protein LOC126912062, with translation MWIRVVIVAIIIIRVHAASNSEGFVRPHQRKCNFSDECTDEKYHKYNILNTSKNNAGSKNNKADIQVYHSGLINNEVDPPINNSEPINNEAYSPINTSASKNHKTNSPVNNSGPMNNEAHSPVNNSGSKNNEAHSPVNNFGSKNNEAHSPINKSGSKKNRTHKPVNNSGSKNNEAHSPINNSGSKKNRTHKPVNNSGSKNNDAHSPINNSGSKKNRTHKPVNNSVSKNNEAHSPVNNSEPINNEAHSPINTSASKNHKTNSPVNNSGPMNNEAHSPVHNSGSKNNEAHSPVNNFGSKNNEAHSPVNNSGSKNNEAHSPVNNFGSKNNEAHSPVNNSGLMNNEAHSPVNNSGSKNNEAHSPVNNLGSKNNEAHSPVNNSGSKNYKADSPVNNSGPMNNEAHSPVNNFGSKNNEAHSPVNNSGSKNYKADSPVNNSGPMNNEAHSPVNNSGPMNNEAHSPVNNSGSMDYKADSPIKKQDDPPKKRKTNSTEKGIKKKSRRKNDPIYFNKTIRLCPSGTVCPRKCCNFGENFDLAKQKCSRAEHSQFNSLVPHIWKMKTNLEYDKPNPNVQYLIGHKLTCLRELKEERTLVTNITTEYRLTSDGKLEVETPLIIGPQLIYDTDKYCIDTFTYNQNNISINAFICHVNEEIETYDLILTGSCYLITSFFVILRVSVIAWLPELRTLHGLTIVAYLGNFVVSYTLLGIEKLLMLVRYIKRDVCVVFNFIIYFGIMSAFFWRNVLCFDMWKAFSGKRIIPRNNPDLLPRLRAYFAYAYGVPAGLTIILIAMEYSDISDPYSLKPNLRLKGCASLSGNGALLYHFIPLITLFIANIVMFTSTALKIAATTKQTKILYESQNNAINTINTERRRFLLYVKLWAAMLILEVNWIVRAVVRFFPGLEIIILIVDVYNTFVLLGIIIHYFCQKRNWEKFKKRYQLMRGISVSEQNSTGQLSNRTTSTSSVSGMSSQISVWTTVTSASTTAASDYELNPLSLVRTRNIGQDIGRCPTTLGDIGRHCHSIVETVLCRAVNNVAAMSSDVAQRCPTSPDVSGDTCCSTNVHSGNEITNSNRYLDNITK